From one Planococcus citri chromosome 3, ihPlaCitr1.1, whole genome shotgun sequence genomic stretch:
- the LOC135841045 gene encoding uncharacterized protein LOC135841045, with protein MSNDENFRQGFNATEREFFGPEGLPDSALDDSSAHQIKKLDGTSCIAVETAHIDLEDKNTYAHVQLIPSLEDMATLVATLETLHYHYSENFYDYLRDVNKVIDNLMVPNRIREKITALCAEMKKELCSLRFGAGWRGLDRPILKLRHVYDNDSYFYVYGLVWDSNGHIDDKKTIEKALSCSRHSNYGDLIFEIMTKYCLVDYIIDFPLDSLSEEFIRAAEADKLTKYWIKCKRRITLDRYDASYESALVSLRDFLSPRFRYKYQWSAYEFFWDFLNENNQTAIAIDLIRDENYKKYQKILFSMLNKNQLKRLYSEEPLTIIVNFVSLGELELAKAVWDRIKLTIECENYELLLEEIWKKEMPDEENCMEFLIYSWNTALLNLIEYMVNVKNCQITNKLIDESPMLESSSRFKFLKAVLSRTTPEYKRRYLQHAGPCLSLNQRDVFSSLIDHCFNGSERVSIKENILIQAMESNLPAGIMHRFRDLLYSNREEFNLFLELFTLEPTLQARFKECLLQSKLLIIKALWKAENWQKLSQFIDELYPNRDVARYQKRKVVFTFSRTHCNYRDCYHPNGDEKFTEIDYLLSQVLTPREIIIAKENIGDSFLTETCRRPVWPFRIKSLKRMNMRRFATWCYCGDESNIKRFRRALPIDKLFRDLLSEIVERFVNGRDVGLSFSSLDELIGWKFSSRRSEMKKFKSREINRIMTEKVEDSFRWKMHKYPSVVKRVIEWVFDGDRRQIRESEQRYSESDRMKIIHWMDVSEETTDCAEYYHHTSDDSDSGRRPRHTPRLTMRFMDLLMKTMTNS; from the exons ATGTCAAACGATGAGAATTTTCGTCAAGGGTTCAACGCTACAGAACGTGAGTTTTTTGGTCCTGAAGGATTACCGGACTCGGCGTTAGATGATTCCTCAGCTCATCAAAtaaag aaaCTGGATGGAACTTCTTGTATTGCAGTGGAAACTGCTCATATCGATTTGGAAGATAAAAATACGTACGCTCATGTCCAACTCATTCCAAGTCTGGAAGACATGGCTACTCTTGTGGCAACTTTAGAAACGTTGCATTATCACTACTCTGAAAACTTCTACGATTATCTTAGAGATGTGAACAAAGTAATCGATAACTTGATGGTACCAAACCGCATCAGAGAAAAAATTACAGCACTTTGCGCTGAGATGAAAAAAGAACTATGCTCTCTGAGATTCGGTGCCGGCTGGCGCGGGCTTGATAGGCCTATCCTGAAATTGCGCCATGTATACGATAACGACTCGTATTTTTATGTCTACGGACTGGTTTGGGACTCAAATGGTCACATTGACGACAAAAAAACGATAGAGAAAGCTCTATCGTGTTCGAGGCATTCGAATTATGGCGatttaatatttgaaataatGACTAAATACTGTCTGGTGGATTATATAATAGATTTTCCTCTGGATTCTTTGAGTGAAGAATTCATCAGGGCTGCGGAAGCAGACAAACTAACAAAATACTGGATAAAATGTAAGAGAAGGATTACTCTTGATAGATACGATGCAAGCTACGAATCTGCTTTGGTTAGCTTACGTGATTTTTTGTCACCCCGTTTCCGCTACAAATACCAATGGTCTGCGTACGAATTCTTCtgggattttttgaatgaaaacaatCAAACGGCAATTGCCATAGATTTAATTCGAGAcgagaattataaaaaataccaGAAGATTTTATTCTCaatgttgaataaaaatcagCTCAAGCGGTTGTATTCTGAAGAACCTCTTACCATTATCGTAAATTTTGTGTCTTTGGGAGAATTGGAGCTAGCAAAGGCGGTTTGGGATCGTATCAAGTTGACCATTGAATGTGAGAATTACGAACTTCTACTCGAAGAAATCTGGAAGAAGGAGATGCCAGATGAAGAAAACTgtatggaatttttaatttattcgtgGAATACTGCACTTTTGAATTTAATCGAGTACATGGTAAacgtgaaaaattgtcaaattacgAATAAGTTGATAGATGAAAGTCCAATGCTTGAAAGTTCCAGTAggtttaaatttctaaaagctGTTTTATCTCGAACAACGCCTGAATACAAACGGAGATATTTGCAACACGCTGGACCATGTTTATCATTGAATCAACGGGATGTGTTTAGTTCACTGATTGATCACTGTTTCAACGGAAGTGAACGTGTGTCAATCAAGGAAAATATACTCATTCAAGCAATGGAGTCGAATCTACCAGCTGGAATTATGCACCGTTTTCGAGATTTATTATACTCGAATCGCGAAGAATTTAACCTATTCCTCGAATTATTCACTTTGGAACCTACTTTACAAGCACGTTTCAAAGAGTGTTTGTTACAATCGAAATTACTAATCATCAAAGCACtgtggaaagctgaaaattggcaaaaattgtcgCAATTTATTGACGAGTTGTATCCGAACCGAGACGTAGCACGATATCAAAAGAGAAAagttgttttcactttttcgcgCACTCACTGCAATTATCGCGATTGTTACCATCCAAATGGTGATGAGAAGTTTACCGAAATTGATTATCTTTTATCTCAGGTTCTTACCCCTCGAGAAATAATCATTGCCAAAGAGAATATAGGGGATAGTTTTCTGACTGAAACATGCAGAAGACCCGTTTGGCCGTTTAGGATCAAATCTTTGAAAAGAATGAATATGCGGAGATTTGCTACATGGTGTTATTGCGGTGATGAAAGCAACATAAAGCGATTCAGACGTGCGCTTCCGATTGATAAATTATTTCGTGATCTTTTGAGCGAAATAGTTGAACGGTTCGTTAATGGCAGGGATGTAGGGTTATCGTTTTCTTCATTAGACGAACTCAtaggttggaaattttcatcgagaagaagcgaaatgaaaaaattcaagtcgcGGGAAATAAACAGAATCATGACAGAAAAGGTAGAAGATAGTTTTAGATGGAAAATGCACAAATACCCGTCTGTTGTGAAAAGAGTTATTGAATGGGTTTTTGATGGCGATAGGCGTCAGATTCGAGAATCCGAGCAACGTTACTCAGAAAGCGATAGGATGAAGATTATTCACTGGATGGATGTTTCAGAAGAAACCACCGACTGCGCAGAGTACTATCATCATACCAGTGATGATTCAGATAGTGGAAGGCGCCCGCGCCATACTCCTAGACTGACAATGCGTTTCATGGATTTGTTAATGAAAACTATGACTAATTCTTGA
- the LOC135840365 gene encoding uncharacterized protein LOC135840365, with the protein MSNDGNFRQGFNAIERDFFAPEELPNSTLNDSSVQQIKNPDGTSCNAVETAHIDLENENTYVHVQRIPSLEDMATLAATLETLRYYYSGSFYDYHGDPNKLIDNLLIPNQFRVKMTALYAEMEKSLKFIASGRSDIQKLRNVYDNDSYFYIYGLVWDSKGHIDDKKTIEKALSCSRHHTNDGDSLFEIITKYCLVNYIMDFPLDSLSKAFISRSVEGDKLTRYWIKYKRMSTHDITAGSYKSALNGLLYSLKLYCNSNEYQWSAYEYFWDFFNENEQTEMAVTLIRNNYYKRYQKILFSKLNKNQLKRLYSEAPLKIIVNFAFSREFELAKAVWDRIKLSIEFEEYELLLEQIWKNGIPDEERCMEFFIYSWNTAPSNLIEYMTNVKNCQITNKLIDGSPMLEGSSRFEFLKAVLSRTTSEFKRRYLQHAGPCLSLNHPDVFSSLIDHCLNETDRVAVKENILIIAMVTCQPAGIMHRFRDLLYSNREEFNKFLELFTLKPTLQTRFKECLLQSELLVTEVLWEAENRQTLCQFIDELYPNREVARLEKRKVVLTFSRTHCNYNDCYRPNGDEKFTEIDNLLTQILTPREVITVKENIGDRFLEACRSKGLSSLKIMNLQRFATWCYCGDEDNINRFRLSLPIDKVFRCLLSQVVERFVNGRDLRLSFSSLDDLIRWKFSSKRSEMKKFKSREINRIMKEKVEESSKGKTYEYKYKSVVKKVIEWVFDGDRRQIREFEQRYSERDRMKIIHWMYLSAKTTDCRRYHYHTSDDFSVSGMRPRHPPRLKMLNFDYEYENYIIAWAKSLANLTDSY; encoded by the coding sequence aatccgGATGGAACTTCTTGTAACGCAGTGGAAACTGCTCATATcgatttggaaaatgaaaatacgtacGTCCATGTACAACGCATTCCAAGTTTGGAAGACATGGCTACACTTGCGGCGACTTTAGAAACGTTGCGTTATTACTATTCTGGAAGCTTCTACGATTATCATGGAGATCCGAACAAATTAATCGATAACTTGTTGATCCCAAACCAGTTCAGAGTAAAAATGACAGCACTTTATGCTGAGATGGAAAAATCTCTTAAATTTATTGCAAGCGGGCGTTCTGATATTCAGAAATTGCGCAATGTATACGATAACGATTCGTATTTTTATATCTACGGACTGGTTTGGGACTCGAAAGGTCACATTGACGACAAAAAAACGATAGAGAAAGCTTTATCGTGTTCAAGGCATCATACGAATGATGGCGACTCCTTATTCGAAATAATAACTAAATACTGTTTAGTGAATTATATAATGGATTTTCCTCTAGATTCTTTGAGTAAAGCGTTCATTTCTAGATCTGTGGAGGGAGACAAACTAACAAGGTACTGGATAAAATATAAAAGAATGAGTACTCATGATATAACCGCTGGAAGCTACAAATCTGCTTTGAATGGCCTACTTTATTCGTTGAAATTGTACTGCAACAGTAACGAATATCAATGGTCTGCGTACGAATACTTCtgggattttttcaatgaaaacgaACAAACGGAAATGGCTGTGACTTTAATTCGAAACAATTATTACAAAAGATACCAGAAGATTTTATTctcaaagttgaataaaaatcagCTCAAGCGGTTGTATTCTGAAGCACCTCTTAAAATTATCGTCAACTTTGCGTTTTCGAGAGAATTCGAGCTAGCGAAGGCGGTTTGGGATCGCATCAAGTTGTCAATTGAATTTGAGGAATACGAACTTCTACTCGAACAAATCTGGAAGAATGGAATACCAGATGAAGAAAGGtgtatggaattttttatttattcgtggAACACCGCTCCTTCGAATTTAATCGAGTACATGACAAacgtgaaaaattgtcaaattacgAATAAGTTGATAGATGGAAGTCCAATGCTGGAAGGTTCCAGTAGGTTTGAATTTCTGAAAGCTGTTTTATCTCGAACAACGTCCGAATTCAAACGCAGATATTTGCAACACGCTGGACCATGTTTATCATTGAATCATCCGGATGTGTTTAGTTCACTGATTGATCATTGTTTGAACGAAACTGATCGTGTAGCTGTCAAGGAAAATATACTCATTATAGCAATGGTGACGTGTCAACCAGCAGGAATTATGCACCGTTTTCGAGATTTATTATATTCGAATCGCGAAGAGTTTAACAAATTCCTCGAGTTATTCACTTTGAAACCAACTTTACAAACACGTTTCAAGGAGTGTTTGTTACAATCTGAATTACTAGTCACCGAAGTACTGTGGGAAGCTGAAAATCGCCAAACATTGTGTCAATTTATTGACGAGTTGTATCCGAACCGAGAGGTAGCTAGATTAGAAAAGAGGAAAGTTGTTTTAACTTTTTCTCGTACTCACTGCAATTATAACGATTGTTACCGACCAAATGGCGATGAAAAGTTTACCGAGATCGATAATCTCTTAACTCAAATTCTCACCCCTCGAGAAGTAATCACTGTCAAAGAAAATATTGGCGATAGGTTTCTAGAAGCATGTCGATCTAAAGGGCTCAGttctttgaaaataatgaatctgCAGAGATTTGCTACGTGGTGTTATTGCGGAGATGAAGACAACATAAACCGATTTAGACTTTCGCTTCCGATTGATAAAGTATTTCGTTGTCTTTTGAGCCAGGTAGTCGAACGGTTCGTTAATGGCAGGGATTTAAGGTTATCGTTTTCTTCATTAGACGATCTCAtacgttggaaattttcatcgaaaagaagcgaaatgaaaaaattcaagtcgcGTGAAATAAACAGAATCATGAAAGAAAAAGTAGAAGAAAGTTCTAAAGGCAAAACGTACGAGTACAAATATAAGTCTGTCGTGAAGAAAGTCATTGAATGGGTTTTCGATGGCGATAGGCGTCAGATTCGAGAATTCGAGCAACGTTACTCAGAACGTGATAGGATGAAGATTATTCACTGGATGTatttgtcagcaaagaccaccgaCTGCAGACGGTACCATTATCATACCAGTGATGATTTTTCAGTTAGTGGAATGCGCCCGCGCCATCCTCCTAGActaaaaatgctgaattttgattatgaatatgaaaactacatcATTGCATGGGCTAAGAGTTTGGCCAATCTGACTGATtcttattaa